The segment NNNNNNNNNNNNNNNNNNNNNNNNNNNNNNNNNNNNNNNNNNNNNNNNNNNNNNNNNNNNNNNNNNNNNNNNNNNNNNNNNNNNNNNNNNNNNNNNNNNNNNNNNNNNNNNNNNNNNNNNNNNNNNNNNNNNNNNNNNNNNNNNNNNNNNNNNNNNNNNNNNNNNNNNNNNNNNNNNNNNNNNNNNNNNNNNNNNNNNNNNNNNNNNNNNNNNNNNNNNNNNNNNNNNNNNNNNNNNNNNNNNNNNNNNNNNNNNNNNNNNNNNNNNNNNNNNNNNNNNNNNNNNNNNNNNNNNNNNNNNNNNNNNNNNNNNNNNNNNNNNNNNNNNNNNNNNNNNNNNNNNNNNNNNNNNNNNNNNNNNNNNNNNNNNNNNNNNNNNNNNNNNNNNNNNNNNNNNNNNNNNNNNNNNNNNNNNNNNNNNNNNNNNNNNNNNNNNNNNNNNNNNNNNNNNNNNNNNNNNNNNNNNNNNNNNNNNNNNNNNNNNNNNNNNNNNNNNNNNNNNNNNNNNNNNNNNNNNNNNNNNNNNNNNNNNNNNNNNNNNNNNNNNNNNNNNNNNNNNNNNNNNNNNNNNNNNNNNNNNNNNNNNNNNNNNNNNNNNNNNNNNNNNNNNNNNNNNNNNNNNNNNNNNNNNNNNNNNNNNNNNNNNNNNNNNNNNNNNNNNNNNNNNNNNNNNNNNNNNNNNNNNNNNNNNNNNNNNNNNNNNNNNNNNNNNNNNNNNNNNNNNNNNNNNNNNNNNNNNNNNNNNNNNNNNNNNNNNNNNNNNNNNNNNNNNNNNNNNNNNNNNNNNNNNNNNNNNNNNNNNNNNNNNNNNNNNNNNNNNNNNNNNNNNNNNNNNNNNNNNNNNNNNNNNNNNNNNNNNNNNNNNNNNNNNNNNNNNNNNNNNNNNNNNNNNNNNNNNNNNNNNNNNNNNNNNNNNNNNNNNNNNNNNNNNNNNNNNNNNNNNNNNNNNNNNNNNNNNNNNNNNNNNNNNNNNNNNNNNNNNNNNNNNNNNNNNNNNNNNNNNNNNNNNNNNNNNNNNNNNNNNNNNNNNNNNNNNNNNNNNNNNNNNNNNNNNNNNNNNNNNNNNNNNNNNNNNNNNNNNNNNNNNNNNNNNNNNNNNNNNNNNNNNNNNNNNNNNNNNNNNNNNNNNNNNNNNNNNNNNNNNNNNNNNNNNNNNNNNNNNNNNNNNNNNNNNNNNNNNNNNNNNNNNNNNNNNNNNNNNNNNNNNNNNNNNNNNNNNNNNNNNNNNNNNNNNNNNNNNNNNNNNNNNNNNNNNNNNNNNNNNNNNNNNNNNNNNNNNNNNNNNNNNNNNNNNNNNNNNNNNNNNNNNNNNNNNNNNNNNNNNNNNNNNNNNNNNNNNNNNNNNNNNNNNNNNNNNNNNNNNNNNNNNNNNNNNNNNNNNNNNNNNNNNNNNNNNNNNNNNNNNNNNNNNNNNNNNNNNNNNNNNNNNNNNNNNNNNNNNNNNNNNNNNNNNNNNNNNNNNNNNNNNNNNNNNNNNNNNNNNNNNNNNNNNNNNNNNNNNNNNNNNNNNNNNNNNNNNNNNNNNNNNNNNNNNNNNNNNNNNNNNNNNNNNNNNNNNNNNNNNNNNNNNNNNNNNNNNNNNNNNNNNNNNNNNNNNNNNNNNNNNNNNNNNNNNNNNNNNNNNNNNNNNNNNNNNNNNNNNNNNNNNNNNNNNNNNNNNNNNNNNNNNNNNNNNNNNNNNNNNNNNNNNNNNNNNNNNNNNNNNNNNNNNNNNNNNNNNNNNNNNNNNNNNNNNNNNNNNNNNNNNNNNNNNNNNNNNNNNNNNNNNNNNNNNNNNNNNNNNNNNNNNNNNNNNNNNNNNNNNNNNNNNNNNNNNNNNNNNNNNNNNNNNNNNNNNNNNNNNNNNNNNNNNNNNNNNNNNNNNNNNNNNNNNNNNNNNNNNNNNNNNNNNNNNNNNNNNNNNNNNNNNNNNNNNNNNNNNNNNNNNNNNNNNNNNNNNNNNNNNNNNNNNNNNNNNNNNNNNNNNNNNNNNNNNNNNNNNNNNNNNNNNNNNNNNNNNNNNNNNNNNNNNNNNNNNNNNNNNNNNNNNNNNNNNNNNNNNNNNNNNNNNNNNNNNNNNNNNNNNNNNNNNNNNNNNNNNNNNNNNNNNNNNNNNNNNNNNNNNNNNNNNNNNNNNNNNNNNNNNNNNNNNNNNNNNNNNNNNNNNNNNNNNNNNNNNNNNNNNNNNNNNNNNNNNNNNNNNNNNNNNNNNNNNNNNNNNNNNNNNNNNNNNNNNNNNNNNNNNNNNNNNNNNNNNNNNNNNNNNNNNNNNNNNNNNNNNNNNNNNNNNNNNNNNNNNNNNNNNNNNNNNNNNNNNNNNNNNNNNNNNNNNNNNNNNNNNNNNNNNNNNNNNNNNNNNNNNNNNNNNNNNNNNNNNNNNNNNNNNNNNNNNNNNNNNNNNNNNNNNNNNNNNNNNNNNNNNNNNNNNNNNNNNNNNNNNNNNNNNNNNNNNNNNNNNNNNNNNNNNNNNNNNNNNNNNNNNNNNNNNNNNNNNNNNNNNNNNNNNNNNNNNNNNNNNNNNNNNNNNNNNNNNNNNNNNNNNNNNNNNNNNNNNNNNNNNNNNNNNNNNNNNNNNNNNNNNNNNNNNNNNNNNNNNNNNNNNNNNNNNNNNNNNNNNNNNNNNNNNNNNNNNNNNNNNNNNNNNNNNNNNNNNNNNNNNNNNNNNNNNNNNNNNNNNNNNNNNNNNNNNNNNNNNNNNNNNNNNNNNNNNNNNNNNNNNNNNNNNNNNNNNNNNNNNNNNNNNNNNNNNNNNNNNNNNNNNNNNNNNNNNNNNNNNNNNNNNNNNNNNNNNNNNNNNNNNNNNNNNNNNNNNNNNNNNNNNNNNNNNNNNNNNNNNNNNNNNNNNNNNNNNNNNNNNNNNNNNNNNNNNNNNNNNNNNNNNNNNNNNNNNNNNNNNNNNNNNNNNNNNNNNNNNNNNNNNNNNNNNNNNNNNNNNNNNNNNNNNNNNNNNNNNNNNNNNNNNNNNNNNNNNNNNNNNNNNNNNNNNNNNNNNNNNNNNNNNNNNNNNNNNNNNNNNNNNNNNNNNNNNNNNNNNNNNNNNNNNNNNNNNNNNNNNNNNNNNNNNNNNNNNNNNNNNNNNNNNNNNNNNNNNNNNNNNNNNNNNNNNNNNNNNNNNNNNNNNNNNNNNNNNNNNNNNNNNNNNNNNNNNNNNNNNNNNNNNNNNNNNNNNNNNNNNNNNNNNNNNNNNNNNNNNNNNNNNNNNNNNNNNNNNNNNNNNNNNNNNNNNNNNNNNNNNNNNNNNNNNNNNNNNNNNNNNNNNNNNNNNNNNNNNNNNNNNNNNNNNNNNNNNNNNNNNNNNNNNNNNNNNNNNNNNNNNNNNNNNNNNNNNNNNNNNNNNNNNNNNNNNNNNNNNNNNNNNNNNNNNNNNNNNNNNNNNNNNNNNNNNNNNNNNNNNNNNNNNNNNNNNNNNNNNNNNNNNNNNNNNNNNNNNNNNNNNNNNNNNNNNNNNNNNNNNNNNNNNNNNNNNNNNNNNNNNNNNNNNNNNNNNNNNNNNNNNNNNNNNNNNNNNNNNNNNNNNNNNNNNNNNNNNNNNNNNNNNNNNNNNNNNNNNNNNNNNNNNNNNNNNNNNNNNNNNNNNNNNNNNNNNNNNNNNNNNNNNNNNNNNNNNNNNNNNNNNNNNNNNNNNNNNNNNNNNNNNNNNNNNNNNNNNNNNNNNNNNNNNNNNNNNNNNNNNNNNNNNNNNNNNNNNNNNNNNNNNNNNNNNNNNNNNNNNNNNNNNNNNNNNNNNNNNNNNNNNNNNNNNNNNNNNNNNNNNNNNNNNNNNNNNNNNNNNNNNNNNNNNNNNNNNNNNNNNNNNNNNNNNNNNNNNNNNNNNNNNNNNNNNNNNNNNNNNNNNNNNNNNNNNNNNNNNNNNNNNNNNNNNNNNNNNNNNNNNNNNNNNNNNNNNNNNNNNNNNNNNNNNNNNNNNNNNNNNNNNNNNNNNNNNNNNNNNNNNNNNNNNNNNNNNNNNNNNNNNNNNNNNNNNNNNNNNNNNNNNNNNNNNNNNNNNNNNNNNNNNNNNNNNNNNNNNNNNNNNNNNNNNNNNNNNNNNNNNNNNNNNNNNNNNNNNNNNNNNNNNNNNNNNNNNNNNNNNNNNNNNNNNNNNNNNNNNNNNNNNNNNNNNNNNNNNNNNNNNNNNNNNNNNNNNNNNNNNNNNNNNNNNNNNNNNNNNNNNNNNNNNNNNNNNNNNNNNNNNNNNNNNNNNNNNNNNNNNNNNNNNNNNNNNNNNNNNNNNNNNNNNNNNNNNNNNNNNNNNNNNNNNNNNNNNNNNNNNNNNNNNNNNNNNNNNNNNNNNNNNNNNNNNNNNNNNNNNNNNNNNNNNNNNNNNNNNNNNNNNNNNNNNNNNNNNNNNNNNNNNNNNNNNNNNNNNNNNNNNNNNNNNNNNNNNNNNNNNNNNNNNNNNNNNNNNNNNNNNNNNNNNNNNNNNNNNNNNNNNAAATTATCAATTATAaattatcaattatcaattatcaattatcaattatcaattatcaattataaattataaattataaatttataaattataaatttataaattataaattataaattataaattataaattataaattataaattataaattataaattataaattataaattataaattataaattataaattataaattataaattataaattataaattataaattataaattataaattataaattataaattataaattataaattataaattataaattataaattataaattataaattataaattataaattataaattataaattataaattataaattataaattataaattataaattataaattataaattataaattataaattataaattataaattataaattataaattataaattataaattataaattataaattataaattataaattataaattataaattataaattataaattataaattataaattataaattataaattataaattataaattataaattataaattataaattataaattataaattataaattataaattataaattataaattataaattataaattataaattataaattataaattataaattataaattataaattataaattatgaaattatatatatatataatatatatattatgatagaaattatatatacatattatatattattttatattgtatactagaaattatatatacatattatatattattatatattatatataaattatgaaattatatatatataatatatatattatgatagaaattatatatacatattatatattattttatattgtatactagaaattatatatacatattatatattattttatattgtatactagaaattatatatacatattatatattgttttatatTGTATACTAGAAATTATATTCGACAACAAATGAGTCGATATACAAACGAATCTTGATGATTATTCTAATAAATACCAAATGCAgagcatatgtatatgaacaTATGAATGTGcaaaaaataagtttaaacTTTCAAGGTGGTTTTCTATTCAATGAGAGGAAAAATgtcttttcaaattttaaggttatatatatataaatatatatagtatattatgttttctttttgttttaaatcaATTGAAGATAACTAATTTCCTCTTaaactatataaaaaaaatatctattGATGATTTCTGAACATTCTTCAGAGAGCGGGCATAAGTTTGCCAATATTGCAGTACCCTGTAGATGTGACATCATATATTAGTATTTTGAGTTAGCTTGCGTACAAAAGGCCCTTCTTCACATTTGCTAGATATATCCAAGATCAAGGTCTTTAAAATACTCTAAATAGTTTACCGACTGTTAACAAGAATGTTTTCTTACTGGACCAAACAGAATATATCAAGCTCAGTAGATGGAAAAAAGATGGACAAAGTTTCTAccatgagaaaaaaaaattcaacaaaagttaaaatggagaaaaaagaaacagtTGTACCGATTACAGAAATGCGTGCTCTGGAATTTCAAGATTTCCTTAAGCGGGTACAGACGTTACAAATGTCGCACAACGAAAGCCGCGATTTAGTCAATGGACCTAATATCTGCAGTTCCATGGATATTGAAGTCGGCGAAGAACCTCCTACGACATCTTTTGCCGATAACATAGATAAAGCGTGTCCTTTACCAGTGCTGCGATCATCTGATTGTGATTGTGTGCCACTTTGTATGACAAATATTCGTGTATCAGTTGGTATTGACAAAGACTTAGAAATGATTCTTGAAATGGATCCGAGTATTGTAGATTTGGGTGATATTAGCATTGATGAAACTGCAGAACCGCGCATAGTGGGCTTACCTCCACTTTCGGGTGGGTAGGTATatacaattaactttttgttatggttatacatttatatgtacatattgtaatatgctttaaaatgtattatctTCATTATTATTTGAACAGACCGACATTTAAAACTGCTACTCCCACTTCACGAACACAACTAAAACTGCAGCTACAACgtgaacaacagcaacaaatgaTGATACAACAACAGACATTAGACACTGCTATGGACCCAAAAATGCATCTATTGTTTGGCAGTGGGCAGGGGCTTATGGAATCGGAATTCATTGACAGCGGTAGTACCAGTGCTTGTGGCAGCGGGTCATCCAGTTTAGAACAAATGTCACAGTTAGTGCAAATGGACAATTTAATTGATTCGTCAAGTGGAGCCAAGCTTAAAGTTCCTCTTCAAAGTATCGGAGTAGATGTGCCACCCCAAGTGCTGCAGGTATATATATCCTggaacaaaaatataaaattttaacaaaataaattacaggTCAGTACAGTGCTTGAAAACCCTACAAGGTATCACGTTATCCAAAAGCAAAAGAATCAAGTGAGGCAATATCTCAGCGAATCCTTTAAGCCGTCTATGTGGGGCAGTCATACCAGCGAAGtaagtttttaaaattgtttggttacaaaataaaataattttaggACACCATTTTAAACTGCAGATAAAATTAGCAAATAATTCTGCGTCAACGGGAAATCTTCAAAATTCATCTTTACAGAAAGGTATTTGCGATCCATTGGAGCGTACAAACCGATTTGGATGCGATTCGGCTGTGAGTGCTAAAAGAATTATGCCTTCCGATGACGCAATGCCTATTTCCCCATTCGGTGGTAGTTTTGTACGATGTGATGACATAAATCCAATTGAGCCAACTGTATTACGACCTAATAGTCATGGTGCTGGGGAACCAGAAAATGCACATAGAACGGCCCAGTTGGGACTTAGTAAAGCTAATTCAAGCCTAAGTTCAACGCGTTCTTCTTCAGGGATTGTTAATTCAATTCGAATTTCCAGTACATCAAGCTCGTTACAGTCTACCTCAGCTCCTATTTCGCCGAGCGTAAGTTCGGTTGCAACGAGTGTCTCTGAGGTGAGTACAAAATGGTCTGTTGCTAAAACAATTAGTaacaataatacaaaataagtaatgaaaacattttgtaaGATTAGAAAAATATGACTAAAACTTCTTTAGCGTAGCGGTCTAGTATTAAAGATTCTTTTAGAAAATAGACTTTTTCTAAGGAAATACATACGTATTAAGAACCGCGGGTGTTACATAATTGTATCAAAATTTGGATTCttcaaatgtttttatatatatcaataaaaaacattttcaaaatatgtatGCAAAAGGTGTTTTTTAGGATGTGTTTGATGTTTAtatgttttgaaatttataaagAAAGTGCACAGGTTAAGAGCAGATTTTTTACCCGTTTTACTCatgtttccgaccatataaacgttgagatctcaggaactataaaagctagaaggttgaaaTTAAGcgtacagattctagagacaaagacgcagatCAAACAGCACAAATCTTCCATGCCCacacttttcaaaaatgtgttaTTTcgtttaatattaattttaaatttaatttttatatttaaattttatttgatcaatttatttaaatttacagCTACCATCATTCGACAGCGATGTAAGTATAcacagatttatttttaatacaagTTAATCTTTGTAGAACCAAATATGTGTGGGTTGTGGTCGCTATTTAATCAATGAatgttgtatttgtattttgtatcttAGTCTTAGTATAAATAGTtagttataaaaataagtacctttttgaatttcaatttttgatttagatTTATTTGAAACTTACATCATATTCCTTTCAGCCAGATGACATCTTCGATGATATATTACAAAATGACTCTTTTAACTTTGATAAAAACTTCAACTCTGAGCTTTCAATTAAACAGGAACCTCAAAATTTAACTGATGCTGAAATGAATGCCCTAGCCAAGGACAGACAAAAGAAAGACAACCATAATATGAGTAATTTTATACAATAATCTTTACAAAATACCTTAATACTAGTATTGTTCTTTTCAGTTGAGCGAAGGCGACGCTTTAATATAAATGACAGAATAAAAGAGCTTGGTACCCTTTTGCCAAAGGGCAGTGATGCTTTTTACGAAGTAGTTCGAGACATTCGTCCAAACAAGGGGACAATCTTGAAGTCCTCTGTTGACTACATTAAATGCTTGAAACATGAGGTGACTCGCTTAAGACAAAATGAGTTACGTCAACGTCAAGTAGAGTTGCAAAATCGAAAGCTCATGTCTCGAATAAAAGTACACTTTAATCGCTTAAGTTTTATTCTGTAactaaagttttttttttgcttaaggAATTGGAAATGCAGGCCAAGTCCCATGGAATTTTGTTATCAGAAAACCACCTAACATCACTATCAGCGCCTACTCAACCTTATCTTAAAAGTTTTAGCCTGTCTCCTACTGCTTCTCGGAGTCGTCGATCACTTTTTGACCAACCTGTTGAAAAAAAAGTAAGCCCTCATAAGtacgaaaatattatttactaATTTATTGATTCACTTATAAAGATACAAGTTATTGATGGTGCCGATGGAAATATGGGAATGAATCAGGTTGATGAGTTTATGGAAGATTGCAAGTATGCAGTACAAGGCGGCGATCCGATGTTGTCCTCGCATAGTCACATGCAATCCGCGCCACAATCACCGAGTTCAAAAACTTTGAATAGTGGAAGTTTTGAACCAAAGAATTTTTCGGAGGCTGATGAAAGCCTTTTTAGAGGCAAATCAAGTTTAGCATCAGATGACTGTTGCGGTATAAATTGCAGTACTTCGTGCTATATTCAACACCAATTGACTTCGCGTGAGGGCCATCCAAATCATTCTCACCACACGGGTATACGAGAAATTCATAGTTTGTCTGATTCGGCTCAAAACTCAGAGTTTAGTAGGCTTGAGCATTGCGATGATCCACTTCTCTCATCTTCCCATAGGTCACTTGGCACCGTAGACGAAGATCAACATAATTCAGTTGATATGTCTGCAGTCATGGTACACGACTCCCTATCCTCTTTGGTAGATGACAACAATAGCGAAACAATGGTTCTTGCATCTGACACATTGGATATTGAGTTATAAATGATAAAGTTGTTAAAATTCGATATAATTTCTTTGAGGAATTATGTTAAATTCTACAAGGCTTAAAAGGTCCATCCTTTTTATAGTTTGTCAAACTCAGTGAACTTAAAATAACATGCTCTTTTATATGTATAGACCgtattttttcaattcatACTATTGATTCACTGAACATGTCGTTTACAAATGTATTATGATAAAAGCGCCTTAACGCTATTTATGTATAAACGGTATAACCAAACACTATATTAAATTTGTTACGTTAGTTTTAGTAAATGGAAACTGTTAGACTGTGACGAAACAAATATATGTGTCAACACTTACTTCCAAGAACTACATagacacaaacaaaatataccGATgagaaaaaaagaatataaagTTTGTAAGTTATTGTGGATTTTTTCATAAGATTTGtgatttgataaaaaaaacacgaaataAGAATGGtctaatattatatatacctTTAATCTAAATCATCAGGTATAATTTCAGAGCGCCTTCCTTTTCAAATAAGGAGTTGTGATAATTGTGTATATTAACATTGACAAATGttttatgtataaaataagTAAAAGATTCCTAAAGTAttgaatatattaattttgttcGGCTTAATATATACTatcacaattttaataaaatggcTAGTGCTTAGTCACTTTTTAAACTTCTGCAGGGGGACTtaagcattaaaaatattatttaatttaaagtaattggcaatttataaaataaaaacgtatATCACTCTGGGCTGTCTACATAATGACAAAAGGCAACAGGAGATTGTGCAAACCCAACTGATATATAAACGCATAGCAAAAATGATTCGTTAAAGTTGTCCGATCTTCATGAGTGCTACAGCATTGAAAATGTAGTCCAAAAACTAATGTGATAATATAATAAGAACTTAATAAATGGGAGaaacaactttaaattaaaaaaaaaaaaaaaaaaaaaaaaatgtgtccGAAACAATCGTGCATGGGTGGATTTTACATAGTTTCGACGAATCTAGCATAGTTATAGTACTCAGCGAGTAATGGGTATGTATACTGTTAGTGCTTTGGTATTAAGAAAAGCTGGGGaaatattttaagaaaaaATTAGAAGAAATTAACTGGTGACAAATAATGTATCTAGTTTGGGATTAAAAAACAct is part of the Drosophila melanogaster chromosome 4 genome and harbors:
- the Mitf gene encoding mitf, isoform C — translated: MFSYWTKQNISSSVDGKKMDKVSTMRKKNSTKVKMEKKETVVPITEMRALEFQDFLKRVQTLQMSHNESRDLVNGPNICSSMDIEVGEEPPTTSFADNIDKACPLPVLRSSDCDCVPLCMTNIRVSVGIDKDLEMILEMDPSIVDLGDISIDETAEPRIVGLPPLSGGPTFKTATPTSRTQLKLQLQREQQQQMMIQQQTLDTAMDPKMHLLFGSGQGLMESEFIDSGSTSACGSGSSSLEQMSQLVQMDNLIDSSSGAKLKVPLQSIGVDVPPQVLQVSTVLENPTRYHVIQKQKNQVRQYLSESFKPSMWGSHTSEIKLANNSASTGNLQNSSLQKGICDPLERTNRFGCDSAVSAKRIMPSDDAMPISPFGGSFVRCDDINPIEPTVLRPNSHGAGEPENAHRTAQLGLSKANSSLSSTRSSSGIVNSIRISSTSSSLQSTSAPISPSVSSVATSVSEPDDIFDDILQNDSFNFDKNFNSELSIKQEPQNLTDAEMNALAKDRQKKDNHNMIERRRRFNINDRIKELGTLLPKGSDAFYEVVRDIRPNKGTILKSSVDYIKCLKHEVTRLRQNELRQRQVELQNRKLMSRIKELEMQAKSHGILLSENHLTSLSAPTQPYLKSFSLSPTASRSRRSLFDQPVEKKIQVIDGADGNMGMNQVDEFMEDCKYAVQGGDPMLSSHSHMQSAPQSPSSKTLNSGSFEPKNFSEADESLFRGKSSLASDDCCGINCSTSCYIQHQLTSREGHPNHSHHTGIREIHSLSDSAQNSEFSRLEHCDDPLLSSSHRSLGTVDEDQHNSVDMSAVMVHDSLSSLVDDNNSETMVLASDTLDIEL
- the Mitf gene encoding mitf, isoform A; translated protein: MTESGIDLGFDMEFDLNINLLNDNDNMDFLPNVTENMEFYELKSSSRCIRHNEIPTFKTATPTSRTQLKLQLQREQQQQMMIQQQTLDTAMDPKMHLLFGSGQGLMESEFIDSGSTSACGSGSSSLEQMSQLVQMDNLIDSSSGAKLKVPLQSIGVDVPPQVLQVSTVLENPTRYHVIQKQKNQVRQYLSESFKPSMWGSHTSEIKLANNSASTGNLQNSSLQKGICDPLERTNRFGCDSAVSAKRIMPSDDAMPISPFGGSFVRCDDINPIEPTVLRPNSHGAGEPENAHRTAQLGLSKANSSLSSTRSSSGIVNSIRISSTSSSLQSTSAPISPSVSSVATSVSELPSFDSDPDDIFDDILQNDSFNFDKNFNSELSIKQEPQNLTDAEMNALAKDRQKKDNHNMIERRRRFNINDRIKELGTLLPKGSDAFYEVVRDIRPNKGTILKSSVDYIKCLKHEVTRLRQNELRQRQVELQNRKLMSRIKELEMQAKSHGILLSENHLTSLSAPTQPYLKSFSLSPTASRSRRSLFDQPVEKKIQVIDGADGNMGMNQVDEFMEDCKYAVQGGDPMLSSHSHMQSAPQSPSSKTLNSGSFEPKNFSEADESLFRGKSSLASDDCCGINCSTSCYIQHQLTSREGHPNHSHHTGIREIHSLSDSAQNSEFSRLEHCDDPLLSSSHRSLGTVDEDQHNSVDMSAVMVHDSLSSLVDDNNSETMVLASDTLDIEL
- the Mitf gene encoding mitf, isoform D, with translation MTESGIDLGFDMEFDLNINLLNDNDNMDFLPNVTENMEFYELKSSSRCIRHNEIPTFKTATPTSRTQLKLQLQREQQQQMMIQQQTLDTAMDPKMHLLFGSGQGLMESEFIDSGSTSACGSGSSSLEQMSQLVQMDNLIDSSSGAKLKVPLQSIGVDVPPQVLQVSTVLENPTRYHVIQKQKNQVRQYLSESFKPSMWGSHTSEKGICDPLERTNRFGCDSAVSAKRIMPSDDAMPISPFGGSFVRCDDINPIEPTVLRPNSHGAGEPENAHRTAQLGLSKANSSLSSTRSSSGIVNSIRISSTSSSLQSTSAPISPSVSSVATSVSEPDDIFDDILQNDSFNFDKNFNSELSIKQEPQNLTDAEMNALAKDRQKKDNHNMIERRRRFNINDRIKELGTLLPKGSDAFYEVVRDIRPNKGTILKSSVDYIKCLKHEVTRLRQNELRQRQVELQNRKLMSRIKELEMQAKSHGILLSENHLTSLSAPTQPYLKSFSLSPTASRSRRSLFDQPVEKKIQVIDGADGNMGMNQVDEFMEDCKYAVQGGDPMLSSHSHMQSAPQSPSSKTLNSGSFEPKNFSEADESLFRGKSSLASDDCCGINCSTSCYIQHQLTSREGHPNHSHHTGIREIHSLSDSAQNSEFSRLEHCDDPLLSSSHRSLGTVDEDQHNSVDMSAVMVHDSLSSLVDDNNSETMVLASDTLDIEL